The genomic region CCGACGGTCCAACCATGGCGAATTGGCGAAAAGCAGCAGGCGCGTACTAGCAGCCGCAGTGCGCCGGGGCCGCCCGCTCCTGACCGCCCCCCGGAGCAGCGAGACCGGTGTCCCAGGCGACGACGCCGCGGCGTCGGGAGGCGGTGGGGTGCCGTCCCGGAAGCTACGGTCGGCTGGCGCTGTCCAGCGGCAGGGCCGGGCGGGCGGCTTCAGCCGCTCAGAGACCGACCGTACGACCCGCCGGGCCGCGGAACTTGCGGTCCCCTCCAAGCGCCACAGCAACTAGACTCAGATATCTGATCAGACTTGCATGAGTGGGGGGTCTGCCGATAGCGTCCAAGCGCGGCAACGCCCAGATCCGAGGAGGCAGGCCATGCTGCTGACTACCGGACAAGCCGCAGAGGAACTGGGCTGTGCGATCACCACGTACCGGCGCCTCATCAGGGCAGGCGTGCTTCCCGGCATCTCCCGGCGCGGTGTTCGCGTGATGACGCCGCTTTGGGTCGTCCAGGCACTGCAGAAACGCGCCCCTGCCCCCGTGGACCGCCTGGACGCCGACCTGCTCGGGGTCCTGCGTGTCGACGCAGCACGCCAAGTCCAGGACACCGACCGGAACTGGGCAGGCTACGCGGCAGGTCTTGGCCCCGATGACCTGCTCAAGGGCTTGAGGGGCTGGTGGCGCTGTGACGCCGCGAGCGTGGCAGCCGGGGGAGTG from Streptomyces sp. QL37 harbors:
- a CDS encoding helix-turn-helix domain-containing protein, with protein sequence MLLTTGQAAEELGCAITTYRRLIRAGVLPGISRRGVRVMTPLWVVQALQKRAPAPVDRLDADLLGVLRVDAARQVQDTDRNWAGYAAGLGPDDLLKGLRGWWRCDAASVAAGGVLPVTVSGYVVAVLTGLDRWEKGEGGRHAFPDAVLTGYVSDLATPIKHLTAPRQADRDVADLLLGTRLPSQSSGAIAYVSTRSSSAN